In the Candidatus Acidiferrales bacterium genome, one interval contains:
- the cdaA gene encoding diadenylate cyclase CdaA — MAIALAFPLRAISQLHLRAAIDIIVIAIIIYYILNLLKGTRAVQMAVAIMLLVAFYYGAQWARLGMIEWLLTTLLPYFVIALIILFQPEIRRALSRLGRTPLWRAFGPYFSQGGDDDLVLAANYFSQNRIGALIVLEQAIGLRTYVESGIPLDAVLSYDLLLAIFRPGGPLHDGAVIVCGGRLAAAACFLPLSLNPTISNQLGTRHRAAIGICEESDAVVLIVSEETGSIGLATGGTIEMDLTAERLSERLGQLTKRSRRLPVLPAAAERATARK; from the coding sequence GTGGCTATTGCTCTTGCATTTCCGCTGCGCGCAATTTCCCAGCTTCACCTGCGCGCGGCCATCGACATCATCGTCATCGCGATTATCATTTACTACATCCTGAACCTGCTCAAAGGCACGCGCGCAGTGCAAATGGCCGTCGCGATTATGCTGCTGGTGGCGTTTTATTATGGGGCGCAGTGGGCGCGGCTGGGAATGATCGAGTGGTTGCTGACGACGCTGCTGCCCTATTTCGTTATCGCACTGATCATTCTGTTTCAGCCGGAAATTCGGCGCGCACTTTCGAGGCTGGGACGCACGCCGCTGTGGCGAGCCTTCGGCCCCTATTTTTCGCAGGGCGGAGACGACGACCTGGTGCTGGCCGCGAACTATTTTTCTCAAAACCGCATTGGTGCGCTGATCGTGCTGGAACAGGCGATTGGACTGCGAACGTATGTGGAAAGCGGGATTCCGCTGGACGCGGTCTTAAGTTACGACCTGCTGCTGGCGATTTTCCGGCCGGGCGGCCCGCTGCACGACGGAGCCGTGATCGTTTGCGGAGGACGCCTGGCCGCAGCAGCGTGTTTTTTGCCGCTTTCGCTGAATCCAACGATTTCGAACCAGCTCGGCACGCGCCATCGCGCGGCGATTGGCATCTGCGAAGAGAGCGACGCCGTCGTGCTGATTGTTTCGGAGGAAACCGGTTCGATCGGGCTGGCCACGGGCGGTACAATCGAGATGGATTTGACGGCGGAACGCCTGAGCGAAAGACTGGGCCAACTGACGAAGCGTTCGCGCCGCTTGCCGGTGCTGCCCGCGGCGGCGGAGCGCGCCACGGCGAGGAAATGA
- the glmM gene encoding phosphoglucosamine mutase has product MPKELFGTDGIRGIPGKYPLDDATLFRAGVALGEYLASHRDAGRPLRVLIGMDTRESGPGMAARIAQGLRAGGAEPVSAGILTTPGIAYLVRTEDFSAGVVISASHNPYHDNGVKLISARGMKFPDESEAQIEARILAAQESKCPVPETKFEKISTEATLHEDYLAALRTKLFGKKGLRGMKIVLDCANGAASALAPDLFRSLGAEVTAIHNHPDGRNINADCGSLHPKKMQEKTIAMGADLGVAFDGDADRAVFSTASGQYVDGDGVLFACARYMRKTAALKGDAIVGTSMANLGLERALEREGLRLVRVPVGDRYVLEEMIRSGANLGGEQSGHIIFLDDSSAGDGMLTAVKMASLVSIEGKLDQLVCDLKIFPQKIVNVRVGSKPPLDSLPGVSRAIAEAAKALGHSGRVVVRYSGTEPLARVMIEAESAHDVERYSNSIASAIKSAIGAN; this is encoded by the coding sequence ATGCCCAAAGAGCTCTTCGGCACAGACGGCATTCGCGGAATCCCCGGCAAGTATCCACTCGATGATGCGACGCTCTTTCGCGCCGGCGTGGCGCTGGGGGAGTATCTGGCAAGCCATCGCGACGCGGGCCGGCCGCTGCGCGTGCTGATCGGCATGGATACGCGAGAATCGGGTCCGGGAATGGCCGCGCGCATTGCACAAGGGCTGCGCGCCGGAGGAGCCGAGCCAGTCTCCGCGGGAATTTTGACCACGCCGGGCATCGCGTATCTTGTCCGCACGGAAGATTTTTCGGCGGGAGTGGTCATCTCCGCTTCGCACAATCCCTATCACGACAATGGTGTGAAGCTGATTTCGGCGCGGGGAATGAAATTCCCGGACGAATCTGAAGCGCAGATCGAAGCGCGCATCCTCGCGGCACAGGAAAGCAAATGCCCTGTGCCGGAAACCAAATTCGAGAAAATTTCTACGGAAGCGACCCTTCATGAGGATTATCTCGCGGCGCTGCGGACAAAGCTTTTCGGAAAAAAGGGTCTTCGCGGGATGAAAATCGTGCTGGATTGTGCGAATGGAGCAGCAAGCGCGCTGGCACCGGATCTTTTCCGCTCGCTCGGCGCCGAGGTCACGGCCATTCATAACCATCCGGATGGCCGAAACATCAATGCGGACTGCGGGTCCTTGCACCCAAAGAAGATGCAGGAAAAAACAATCGCGATGGGAGCGGATCTGGGCGTGGCGTTCGATGGCGATGCGGATCGCGCGGTATTTTCCACGGCGAGCGGGCAATACGTGGACGGAGATGGTGTCCTTTTTGCGTGTGCGCGGTACATGAGAAAGACCGCGGCGCTGAAAGGAGATGCCATCGTGGGCACATCGATGGCCAATCTGGGCCTGGAGCGAGCGCTGGAGCGCGAAGGTTTGCGGCTGGTGCGCGTGCCCGTGGGTGATCGGTACGTCCTGGAAGAAATGATTCGCAGTGGCGCGAATCTCGGCGGCGAACAATCCGGACACATCATTTTTCTTGACGATTCGAGCGCGGGCGACGGCATGCTGACGGCAGTCAAAATGGCGTCGCTTGTCTCCATCGAGGGAAAGCTGGATCAACTCGTCTGCGATTTGAAGATTTTCCCGCAGAAAATCGTGAACGTGCGAGTCGGCTCGAAGCCGCCGCTCGACTCACTTCCTGGCGTTTCGCGAGCCATCGCCGAGGCAGCGAAGGCGCTGGGCCACTCGGGGCGCGTCGTGGTGCGATATTCCGGCACGGAACCTCTGGCGCGCGTGATGATTGAAGCGGAGAGCGCGCATGACGTGGAGCGTTATTCCAATTCGATCGCTTCCGCGATCAAGTCCGCGATCGGCGCGAACTGA
- a CDS encoding vitamin B12-dependent ribonucleotide reductase: MAEARAALTGFSAAKMETEQRERKAVSGGLEFHRYFTDGRVAPFDAVEWERRTAQIGNEKGQVIFRQENIEVPKSWSQTATNIVASKYFHGKPNTPEREGSVRQLIARVVDTIVHWGEQGGYFASADSQAAFRDELTSLLVEQKMAFNSPVWFNVGVQAKPQCSACFINSVQDSMDSIMNLAKTEGMLFKWGSGTGTNFSTLRGSKETLSGGGIASGPVSFMKGFDAFAGVIKSGGKTRRAAKMVILNVDHPDVTEFIDCKMKEERKAQVLIEQGYDPAIDGEAYSSIFFQNANHSVRVTDEFMQAVEEDRDWWTRNVTDGKPVEKFRARDLLQRMADSAWHCGDPGMQYDTTVNRWHTCKTTDRINASNPCSEYMFLDDTACNLASLNLLKFLGPNGQFDVEGFRHAVDVTITAQEILVDNASYPTPKIAQNSHDFRPLGLGYANLGALLLSLGIPYDSDEGRDMCGAVTALMTGEAYAQSSRVAERLGAFSGYAKNREPMLGVMRMHRDSLRPIKEENVQPQLLRAARESWNDAVEHGEKFGYRNSQVSVLAPTGTIGFMMDCDTTGIEPDLALVKHKRLVGGGVIKIVNNTVPMALMRLGYSDVETSLIVDWIDHHGTIEGAPALKLEHLPVFDCSLAPAGGGRSIAWRGHLKMMAAAQPFLSGAISKTINMPEESTVEDVMQAYIESWKFGLKAVAIYRDNSKRSQPLSASGGKKTEAPAAVAAAPGAPAKEKEEVAIPAQQELFRAGRKKLPNERRSITHKFNVGGHEGYLTVGMYDDGTPGEIFIKMAKEGSTLSGIMDGFALSVSIALQYGVPLRALIDKFVNARFEPSGFTGNRQIPYAKSIIDYIGRWLGGKFISSDYLVQTDEPEDAPAPKAAVPEVPVVVAKPVEADKSRPRAAIDDAPSCSECGMLMTPNGSCYKCENCGSTSGCS, from the coding sequence ATGGCGGAAGCAAGAGCGGCTTTGACGGGTTTTTCGGCGGCAAAAATGGAAACGGAACAGCGCGAGCGCAAGGCAGTTTCCGGCGGCCTCGAATTCCATCGCTACTTCACGGATGGAAGGGTGGCGCCGTTCGACGCCGTCGAATGGGAGCGTCGCACAGCCCAAATCGGCAACGAGAAGGGCCAGGTCATCTTCCGCCAGGAGAATATCGAAGTTCCCAAGTCGTGGTCGCAAACGGCCACCAACATCGTCGCGTCGAAATATTTTCACGGCAAGCCCAACACACCAGAGCGTGAAGGCTCCGTGCGGCAGCTCATCGCCCGCGTCGTGGACACAATTGTCCACTGGGGCGAGCAGGGTGGTTATTTTGCCTCCGCCGATTCGCAGGCCGCATTTCGCGACGAGCTGACCAGCCTGCTCGTCGAGCAGAAAATGGCCTTCAATTCGCCCGTGTGGTTCAACGTCGGCGTGCAAGCCAAGCCGCAGTGTTCCGCATGCTTCATCAATTCGGTGCAGGACAGCATGGATTCCATCATGAACCTGGCCAAGACGGAGGGCATGCTCTTCAAATGGGGCTCGGGCACGGGCACAAATTTCTCGACTCTCCGCGGCAGCAAGGAAACTCTTTCTGGCGGCGGGATCGCGTCCGGCCCCGTGAGCTTCATGAAAGGCTTCGACGCCTTCGCTGGCGTAATCAAGAGCGGCGGCAAGACGCGCCGCGCCGCGAAGATGGTCATCCTCAATGTTGACCATCCGGACGTCACCGAATTCATCGACTGCAAGATGAAAGAGGAGCGCAAGGCGCAGGTGCTCATCGAGCAAGGCTACGATCCCGCGATTGACGGTGAAGCCTACAGTTCGATCTTTTTCCAGAACGCCAATCATTCCGTGCGCGTCACTGACGAGTTCATGCAGGCCGTCGAGGAAGATCGTGACTGGTGGACGCGCAACGTCACCGATGGCAAGCCCGTGGAAAAATTCCGCGCCCGCGATTTGCTCCAGCGCATGGCTGATTCCGCGTGGCATTGCGGCGATCCCGGAATGCAATACGATACCACCGTGAATCGCTGGCACACGTGCAAAACGACGGATCGCATCAATGCTTCGAATCCCTGCTCCGAGTACATGTTCCTCGACGACACGGCGTGCAATCTCGCCTCGCTCAACCTATTGAAATTCCTCGGACCGAACGGCCAATTCGATGTCGAAGGTTTTCGTCATGCGGTGGACGTAACCATCACGGCTCAGGAAATTCTGGTCGACAACGCCAGCTATCCGACGCCAAAAATCGCGCAGAACTCCCATGATTTCCGGCCGCTTGGCCTTGGCTACGCGAATCTCGGCGCGCTGCTGCTTTCGCTCGGCATTCCTTACGACTCCGATGAGGGCCGCGATATGTGCGGCGCCGTGACGGCTCTCATGACCGGCGAGGCTTATGCGCAATCTTCGCGCGTCGCCGAGCGCCTTGGTGCGTTCTCTGGATACGCGAAGAACCGCGAACCCATGCTCGGCGTGATGCGCATGCACCGCGATTCTCTGCGCCCGATCAAGGAAGAAAACGTGCAGCCGCAGTTGCTGCGCGCGGCTCGCGAATCCTGGAACGACGCCGTCGAGCATGGCGAAAAGTTCGGCTACCGCAATTCGCAGGTTTCCGTTCTTGCTCCCACAGGCACCATCGGTTTCATGATGGATTGCGATACCACAGGCATCGAGCCGGACCTCGCGCTCGTGAAGCACAAGCGCCTCGTCGGCGGCGGCGTGATCAAGATCGTCAACAACACTGTGCCCATGGCGCTCATGCGCCTCGGGTATTCCGACGTGGAAACGTCGCTCATCGTCGATTGGATCGATCATCACGGCACGATCGAAGGCGCGCCGGCGCTCAAGCTCGAGCATTTGCCTGTGTTCGATTGCTCGCTTGCTCCCGCGGGCGGCGGACGTTCCATCGCCTGGCGCGGCCATTTGAAAATGATGGCTGCTGCGCAGCCGTTCCTCTCCGGTGCGATCTCGAAGACGATCAACATGCCCGAAGAATCCACGGTGGAAGACGTGATGCAGGCCTACATCGAATCGTGGAAGTTCGGATTAAAGGCTGTCGCGATCTACCGTGACAATTCCAAGCGCTCACAGCCGCTTTCCGCCTCTGGCGGCAAGAAGACCGAAGCGCCTGCGGCGGTTGCTGCCGCGCCCGGAGCGCCGGCAAAGGAAAAGGAAGAGGTCGCCATTCCTGCGCAGCAGGAGCTCTTCCGCGCAGGCCGCAAAAAGCTCCCGAACGAGCGCCGTTCCATCACGCACAAATTCAACGTCGGCGGCCACGAGGGCTACTTGACCGTCGGCATGTACGACGACGGAACCCCCGGCGAGATCTTCATCAAGATGGCCAAGGAAGGTTCGACGCTCTCCGGCATCATGGACGGCTTCGCGCTCTCTGTTTCCATCGCGCTGCAATACGGCGTGCCGCTGCGGGCGCTGATCGATAAATTCGTCAACGCGCGCTTCGAACCCTCCGGCTTCACCGGCAATCGCCAGATTCCTTATGCGAAGTCGATCATCGACTACATCGGTCGCTGGCTCGGCGGAAAGTTCATCTCCAGCGACTATCTGGTCCAGACGGATGAGCCCGAAGATGCACCCGCGCCGAAGGCGGCTGTTCCAGAGGTGCCCGTGGTCGTCGCAAAGCCGGTTGAAGCGGATAAGTCTCGCCCGCGTGCGGCCATTGACGACGCCCCTTCCTGCTCTGAGTGCGGCATGCTCATGACTCCCAACGGAAGCTGCTACAAATGCGAGAATTGCGGCAGCACTTCCGGCTGCAGCTGA
- a CDS encoding AI-2E family transporter: MPETIAGNNSEQKPLRPATTSARIIAAGIVIAFCYLASSVVVTLLVAILAAYFLDSIVVWLEMFRLPRVFGSLIVLLFAFSAVFAAGSLLVGSLDQFGTNWPEYRAPLRSVVGTFEKRLNLIESRVNEIAPAPREPKGVVAVTESHPVQDALLARAGSLYTVVFVATFIPFLVFFMLVAKRKIWHATMELFPLKERTRVKLALSEVSNMLRSYVVGTALVALILVIASWVFFWVIGLDFPFLTALVSSLANMVPYIGLVMSWLPPLIIGIRQFHTVGPFVGICAMLAFFHLMAANYLLPAFIGRRVHLNAVAVTIALLFWGWLWGAMGLLLAIPITGVIKVVCDHVENWEPIGRWLGA; the protein is encoded by the coding sequence ATGCCGGAAACGATTGCCGGAAACAATTCGGAGCAGAAGCCACTGCGTCCCGCGACGACGAGTGCGCGCATCATTGCCGCGGGAATCGTGATCGCGTTTTGCTATCTCGCTTCGAGCGTGGTCGTCACTCTTCTTGTCGCAATTCTGGCGGCCTACTTCCTCGATTCCATAGTTGTCTGGCTGGAAATGTTCCGCTTGCCGCGTGTGTTCGGTTCTTTGATTGTTCTTCTTTTTGCATTTTCAGCCGTGTTTGCAGCGGGATCGTTGCTGGTCGGAAGCCTCGACCAGTTCGGCACAAACTGGCCGGAATATCGGGCGCCGCTCAGGTCCGTCGTAGGCACGTTCGAAAAGCGGCTTAATTTGATTGAATCTCGCGTCAACGAAATCGCTCCCGCGCCGCGCGAACCCAAAGGCGTTGTCGCCGTCACTGAATCGCATCCCGTCCAGGATGCTCTCTTGGCGCGCGCCGGCTCACTTTATACCGTCGTTTTCGTCGCGACCTTTATTCCTTTTCTCGTATTTTTCATGCTCGTTGCCAAAAGAAAAATCTGGCACGCTACCATGGAATTGTTTCCCTTGAAGGAACGGACGCGCGTGAAACTCGCGCTTTCCGAAGTCAGTAACATGCTGCGCAGCTATGTCGTTGGCACAGCGCTCGTCGCGCTCATTCTCGTGATCGCCAGTTGGGTCTTTTTCTGGGTCATCGGCCTCGATTTCCCATTCCTGACTGCTCTTGTTTCTAGTTTGGCCAACATGGTTCCTTACATCGGCCTGGTGATGTCCTGGCTTCCGCCCCTCATCATCGGCATTAGGCAATTTCACACCGTCGGTCCATTCGTCGGAATTTGTGCGATGCTGGCGTTCTTTCATCTTATGGCAGCAAATTACTTGCTGCCCGCCTTTATCGGCCGGCGTGTTCACCTCAATGCAGTTGCCGTAACCATTGCGCTTCTTTTCTGGGGATGGTTGTGGGGAGCAATGGGCCTTCTGCTTGCAATCCCCATCACGGGGGTCATCAAGGTTGTTTGCGACCACGTGGAAAACTGGGAACCCATCGGCCGGTGGCTCGGCGCCTAA